tagttatcttttccccaagctttgAATCAAGTATGAGTGAACAAATCAAggagagaccctttggtctcgagtaatggagggggaacaagagggaaaacagcaaatctgggagagcagccataacTAAGGAggcaaggcagcagagggaaaatcttcaaaccccctcttctgtctctgagccaagcctaaacatcagctatctcccctgaaccctgctttgagaagggaggttctccattctttccccctttctatactgaaagactgaaccccatGGTTATAATTAAACAACTcctcaaatacaaatacatagaTGCAGATTGGCAATCTGTCTATAATTTATTCAATTTTGGAAGCTGTGGCTTGCACCCATGGCTTATTGATTTCAAGGCCCCTATGCCATTCTGCCTGTCATGAAGAGATTGCTTTAAAACTAAAAAGTAATCCAGCAGCTCTCAATTTGTACCCAGATGGTGGCAGCAGCTAACCATGTCTTGAAGACCACTAACTGTCCAACtctattgaatatattttaatggCTCATACAAATACCCCAAATACATGGCCATACATACCTGCTCAATATACTATATGAAGCTTTTGCTTCAAGCATAGAAAAATCAATTGACATTCTTAAAAAAGCATTTTCTCCCCCAAAAGAAATTTGACAACCCTATTATATTACTAGTAAAAGGGAACAACATCTAGCAGAAAAGATATTACACTGTGAAAGATATGAAATACACAAACTGGTcactgaaaaaatccaaattgtcaTCGTTATATGCACATTAATTGAGCTGTTCTTCGACAATGAAATAGCATACATACCATTCATAAAAGGCAGGAAATTCTTTTATTTggagaagaaattttttttaattataggtCTCAAGGGTAGGGAACTCCTCCTTGAAATGGGCCTCGGCCAGGTCTGATGCTCAGTAAGGGCACTaatgtgtgcacgtgtgtgcatATGTTTCTGTGTGTGAGTATAAGCGCATCTATTGTAATTAATGGCAATTTGTATTTTCTGTTCCTCATTTTAACAATTAGATGAACTGAATGTCAATATTCAAAACCCCACTAAATCAAAGGTCTTTTTTGTAGTCATCTtggattgatttttattttcctgtGGGTGTACAGTCCTCATTACAGCATATGCCTTATCTTCCCTATTTAAATATTAGGCTCCATGAAGGCATTAGaacaaaaagctaatgtgatcttagGTTTCACATAAAGGCACAATATGCAGATTGCTAATTGTGAAACACATTGATACTCTGCTCTGTTTGGACACCGACTGGAGTGCTGCGTTCCAGTATGAGTACTATATTTTAGGGCAGACAATTTATACTCTGGGTAGCATCCAGGGGGGAGTATTTAGGGTGACAAAGAAACTTGTGATCCTATCAGGTGTGGGTCCCTGGAAGAACTGGAGATTCTAATGAATAATGCGCAATTCACCTGCAAAAATGGCAGAAGAGATATCCTAGGAAAGAGAGATTCGACTTTTGGGGCTCTGGTGCAGAAGGTAGAAATGGGAACAATACACAAAGGTTACAGAAGCAAATGTAATGTAAGAAACAACTTCCTACCAATAGAGCTGTTAAAAAGTAGATTTGACTTGCCTTGCGAGGTGGTAGGTTTTCTTTCTGTTAGAATTTTGGGACAAAGACAGAAGGATCACTCATGAGGTATAGGGCAGAAAGGGTTTTGGTCAGTTGTAAATTGGACTACAATAGATGGgatctgaggttccttccagctctgaggttTTGTGATTTGtgatttatctttgtattcccctcAATGCCAACCACAAGTGCCTTGCCCGTAGTGGTGAGTGCATAACTGGAGAGATACATATGGAATTTTGCTTTCAACTCTTCCCTAATCTCTTACAGAGGTGGGAAACATCCAAACACACCATGGGAGAAAGGACATGCAGTTCATCACAGGACTAGAGCTGTGATCATCATGCTTGGCAGGCAAGTGATTCCCAATTCTGGTGGTCCAGGCTAGATAGAAGCAAAAGATATTTAAGATTGGAGAGTTTAAATAGGTTATGCCTTAGGACCTGCTGTGTGAGGGTGGGGAGAAAGAGACCGACATCCTTAGAACTTCAAAGTGGGCTCCCCACTTTttagagtaaaaacaccgaagaaaaacaactgcttgaatacatgggtcgaggggatatggttggggatgtagactctaaatgaacatcctagtgcaaacaccagcaacatggaaataggttctgatcaaggacacaagtaatacccagtgaaattgtgccttggctgcgggaagagtgagtagaggggagggggggaaataatgtgattattgtaaccaaggaataatgttctaaattgactaaacttattcaaatggaaaataaaaataaaaataaatattttgatttgaaaaaaaaagtggggagcTTTTAGACCCCTGGGCAAGGTCCTCCAAACTCCCACAGGTACAACCTATTCCGTCTCCTTTCTGAGTATTCTTTCTTTGTACAGATATTTTACCAGGATCTTATAGGATCCAACCTCCCATACAAAGTCTTTAAGAAGCAGCctagggggcagccaggtggctcagtggattgagtcaggcctggagCCTTGAgggcttaagttcaaatctggactcagggggcagctgggtggctcagtgcattgagagccaggcctacagacgggaggtcttaggttcaaatctggcctcagacacttcccagctgtgtgaccctgggcaagtcacttaacctccattgcctagcccttatcacagtacacagtattgattctaagatggaaggtaagagtttaaaccccccccccccaaaaagaggCAACCTATTATTTCACTGAAAGTTTTCTCAGAGGCATACCGATGTTAACCTCATTTATTCCCTCCTTTTCACAGAAAATGTGTGTGTTAAAGTCAAAATATACAGAATCCATAAGACATCTGTGGTTAAGATACAGAGGAATCTCCTATCCAAATGGTATCCAGCAGGTTAGGAGTTTTAAGGCACTTCACCACTAAGCCCTTCAGTCTTCTCCACAAACACTTCTCTACCCCATgttaaacaaaccaaaaagaaagtAGGCGAACCCAAACTACATGGCGAACATGCCATCCCCAGGTCGCGGCTCTGGCCAAGGCGGTTCTCGGCATTCTATAAGAGTTTGGGCTTATAGGTATTTCGGAGGCTGGAGAACATCCCAATGTGCCTCACGAGGTTGGGTTCTACCACGTAGGCCCTCTCGTTCTTTTTCCGCAGGAAGGAGTAGAGCGCCATGTCCTTGGCAAAGCCCCAGAGGCACGACACCTCGCTGAGGTAGCTCACTGTCCGCTGAGCGGAGGAGGCCGGGAACAGCATGGCGGGCGTACAGCACTCGGTGGTGGGCACCACGTTCGAGAGCGCAGGAGTTACCCGCCGCAGCTCCAGCAGGTAGTGCCGGCCCACCAGCTCCGCCAGCCCCATGCTGTACAGGGAGAAGAAGAGCACGACGCGGAGGCTTGGGCCAGGGAGGCCGACGACCTTGACGTAGGCCCAGCCGAGCAGGGGCCCCAGCAGCATCCCCACCCCGAACCACTCCAGAATCCGCATGGGCTCGGGGTTGAAGTAGTGCTGGAGCCTCTCGGGGTGGTAGAGCTTCAGGTAGAGGGCGTTTCGGAGCCGCGGCTTTCGCCTTTCCAGGACGTGCCGGAGGACGCTAAAGATCTCCTCTTCGGGAACGGCATCATCCTCCACCATCAGGATGTACTCTGGGTGGTAGTTCTGCAGGGACTTCTCTAGGCAATACACGTAGTCCTGCTTCTCCTTCTCAAACGTGTTCACAGCTTTGTTCTCGCTGACGTTTGCCCTCGGGCTGCCCGGGAAGCGGCTGGTGACGGGGATGAAGTCGGCCAGCATCTTGGCGTCGGCGTGCCTCGAGCTCCAGTCGTCCACGTTGCACAGGAAGAGCTGGAAGCGCTGGCACGGCGGGCCGCACCGCTGCAGGAGGCGATGGAACTGCGCTACAACTTGTAAGACGTAGTGGAACTCGGGCTGGCGGTACACCGTAATGACGGTGATCAAGAGCCAAGGCCAGGAGACTTTGCCCTGGGGCTGGGAGACTTTGCCCTGGGGCTGGGTGCCGTTGAGCGCCCGCAGCTTCTTAAAGTATCGAAGGGCGGCTTCTCCCTCCTTTAGGCTCTGCGCCAGGAAATCCTCGCTCATCTGGTTCAGGTGCCAGCGGCGCGCGTAGAAGTAGGAGTGGAGGAGGTGGTGGCAGGTCAGAGGGGCCAGAACGCCGAATGTCACGATGATCAAGAATACAAAATGGCAAGCAGGACTGGAAAGCAGCCGCAGCTTACAGAAGAGCATGATGGTGGAAGAAGGCGCCCTTCTGCGTCTGTCACGTGAAGCATCCGATCATAACAAAGAAGTCATTCTCAACATCCTCCCCAATAACacctaaagaagaaaaagggagagaggggcgGGAAAAGGTCAGAAAATAACAGCCCTTCAAGAAAAGCGTGGACGGAACTCGGGACCTACTCTTAAAACAAGGAAGGGAATTTAGGCGCAAATGTGAAGTTGGGTGAGGACCACTCTTTGGTATAGTACTCTTCAGTAGGGTGGAAGGCTATCCCTGAAGTGAGCTGATGATTAAATAGGGAGTAAGTTACTAGAGAAGAATTCAACTTTGCCAAACAGCAAAGTGGGGAGgagattggggggagggaagccagGCTGACTTCGGTAGAAAAAATGTGAATtcagataaaaaattttaaaaagctctgATGCTATGTGTTAGAATtttaacaaaaatggaaaataagaccATAAGCACTAACATAGTATTTCTTTAATGAACATCGGTATCTGCTAAAATTttacagaatagaaaaaaaatctcttattcAGATTGTAGTAGTCATTGGCCCCCTTGCGCTGAGGAAATTGTGGAAGAGCTTTCACTCAGGTCAGTCTGATTTCTCACTTAAGGGGGAGGGGGTCACCCCCATTCAGTCCCAAGTTTTTAATCCCTATAGGGAGAGTCCTATGTGTTCTGGGGAGGGGCAGGGACCATGCTTCCTTCTGAGAGGAAGTTTGGTTTTTCTTAGCCTTTTTCTTCTACTTACTGTATTTGAGATGGGGATGAAGATTTGGATCAATGATTTAGGTCCTTGTTAATTAAGTACTAAGTGTGTAGCTCATAAGATACGCTTTGCAAAATGCTCTTTATTGGCTGAATCTGAAAACTCTGTCTATAGTTTCAATGATTGTTTCTTTCCCATATGGCCCTGGGGAAGCAAGGGAAGGGACAATGGACCCCcagactgtgaattttaaaagtctccatcttggtctagcacccaaaaattgtgcacacccacactacacgggcatgtgctagttaatgacaaatcagaaataactaactgcccacctgggctgtcctaagccaagctagagccaaccattggcatttgtgagacacaggaagtgaggtagggaacagcctctggaattcgctcacttcctgtggagagagcgagaggggagttggtgttaggagcttggacagggaggacgcctgcagacagctttccttcagatcactcacgtgagttaaggactgattctttccaccttggccctttgggcctaaaactccctctgccttggtcagaggttgagtagcccctttcccttttctcttctctccttctctccctctcctttccctaaacctccataaacttcattctgacttgagtgtttcattttaggaatttcataagtaaattccttggcgcccattgttcaatattacataaatcctgtagccacatttttaaccattacagtgcccataacctctcccagaagcctaaaatttctactattacagttggcgtaaccacttcgggaaaaagaactatatcagtcttctgatctccttactaatcacctgggagaagtcccaccccggctaccccctctggctcttggccctgctttagtgcttcgaaggtttctagaacctcaataaatttcctgaattttcttgccctttcaccacacttattactcactccgtcagtccttttaccaaataccttggcttgaagacacagctgccagaacaggtgagtataaaacaccttttctctcttcccttttctccttaagttaaattggggtcaacaggattttttttccttctcccctttgtctctcatttccgtctccttgtactttaaggaggtggctcagtagattgagaggcaggccaggcttacctaatcaactgattagcaacgaggaacctcaggagaaggagctcttaggagctcctagcccgcaaaaagcaaaaaacaaacaaacaaaaaaaaaccagctgaatacagctagggagctaacttaaaacccattttttttctgtttcctggcctttctagtcttaaaaatttaagtgggctttgctcaaggaagatagcacatggtcctagcggttttagcctgagggctaaagaagattgctgggaccctcccatatacacactttgtaaaagaaggaggtttagctctaccttttgtttacggtctattcactcctaatcagcccattcatagcttctaccttcctgCATGAGGGTTTTtgtaacccctcccagaagcttgataaggagaatttacaacacaataggcccttagcctgtatagggttgtagactagggagccacctactgtaaaaaaaaaaaagttacaggcaacctagcaattgactcaaagaagaaaaaaatgtggctacaaccaATGTCTGCTTTACTTcgaaattggcttataagttcaatgaccaagtacattggatttttagtaggtgttcctctaggatggtatttttcagaCAATATAAACCTCTTCGTGACCCTtacattcatcttccttgggattgtaattgttgtacttacaataatatacctaacctctaagagagaacactcccttgttccttctattactaaacaaattaaggaattacacACTTTTTTATGGATAAACGAATCACGGAGCAACATACTGTCACCGAGCAACGAATTATGGAATTACACACTTTTATTGGGGAGCAAATTAGGGAACAGAATATTTTTACTCAAAGAGTTAGGGAACAGAATATTATaactgatcagagaattacagaaCTGCACACATTTATTGATCAGCAACATAAAGAATTGAATACTATCACTGATCAAAGAATTCGGGACCAAAATGCTtgtattgaacaaattaaaaaagaaattactcttATTTATCAACAATTGGTGGAACGGAATGAAGTTAGGGAGAAAacatggggagagataaaaacttccctggctGAAATTAGGGAGGGACAATGG
The window above is part of the Monodelphis domestica isolate mMonDom1 chromosome 7, mMonDom1.pri, whole genome shotgun sequence genome. Proteins encoded here:
- the PGAP4 gene encoding post-GPI attachment to proteins factor 4 is translated as MLFCKLRLLSSPACHFVFLIIVTFGVLAPLTCHHLLHSYFYARRWHLNQMSEDFLAQSLKEGEAALRYFKKLRALNGTQPQGKVSQPQGKVSWPWLLITVITVYRQPEFHYVLQVVAQFHRLLQRCGPPCQRFQLFLCNVDDWSSRHADAKMLADFIPVTSRFPGSPRANVSENKAVNTFEKEKQDYVYCLEKSLQNYHPEYILMVEDDAVPEEEIFSVLRHVLERRKPRLRNALYLKLYHPERLQHYFNPEPMRILEWFGVGMLLGPLLGWAYVKVVGLPGPSLRVVLFFSLYSMGLAELVGRHYLLELRRVTPALSNVVPTTECCTPAMLFPASSAQRTVSYLSEVSCLWGFAKDMALYSFLRKKNERAYVVEPNLVRHIGMFSSLRNTYKPKLL